The genomic stretch AGGGACAGTTGCGCACTAGCCGCTAATAAGACTGTATGGGTCGCTCGGTTCAACGCACCGCTTCGAACAACCCGCTGGCGCCCATGCCACCGCCCACACACATGGTCACGATGCCGTAGCGCAGGTTGCGGCGCTGCAGTTCGCGCACCAGGTGCCCGACCTGGCGTGAGCCAGTCATGCCGAACGGATGGCCGATGGAGATCGAGCCGCCGTTGACGTTGTACTTTTCGTTGTCGATTTCCAGGCGGTTACGGCTGTACAGGCATTGCGAGGCAAAGGCTTCGTTGAGTTCCCACAGATCTATATCAGCGACTTGCAGACCTTTGGCCTTGAGCAGCTTGGGCACCGAGAACACCGGGCCGATACCCATTTCATCCGGCTCACAACCGGCCACCGTAAAACCACGGAAGAACGCCTTGGGTTTAAGGCCCAGTTGCAGGGCTTTTTCCAGGCTCATCACCAGGGTCATCGAAGCACCGTCGGACAGTTGCGACGAGTTACCGGCCGTCACCGAGCCGTCCTCGGCGAACACTGGTTTCAATCCGGCCAGGCTTTCGTAGGTGGTGTCGGGACGGTTGCAGTCATCACGATCGACAATGCCCTCGAGGATCTGCACCTCGCCGCTGTGCTTGTCCTCGACCTTGTACTTCACCGCCATCGGCACGATTTCATCGTCGAACAATCCGCCGGCCTGCGCCTGGGCGGTGCGCAACTGGCTTTGCAGGGCGTAGCGGTCCTGCTCTTCGCGGCTGACCTGATAACGACGGGCAACGATTTCCGCGGTCTGGCCCATGGGGAAGTAGATACCCGGCACCTGCTCCTTGAGCAACGGGTTGATCAGGTTGTCGGTGTTGACGCTTTTCATGGTCAGGCTGATGGACTCGACGCCACCGGCGACAATGATGTCGCTGCAACCCGAAGCGATCTGGTTCGCCGCAATGGCAATCGCCTGCAGGCCCGAGGAGCAGAAGCGGTTGAGGGTCATGCCGCTGGTGCCAGTGCCCAGGCGCGAGAGCACGGCCACGTTACGTCCGATATTGAAGCCCTGGGCACCTTCGTTGGAGCCGGCGCCGACGATGCAATCCTCGACGCTGGCCGGGTCGATAGCATTTCGTTGCAGCAGTGCGTTGACGCAATGGGCCGCCATGTCATCCGGGCGAGTCTGGTTGAACTTGCCACGGAAAGACTTGGCCAGGCCGGTTCGCACGCTATCGACGATCACTACTTCACGCATGGCATACCTCATTGTTGTTGTCGTTCAGGGGAGTGAATCGAGGATAAATCCACCGCCCTGCCGACCGCGACAATCATTCATCCCGCGTATGCAAACCCATGGTGCTCGCTTGAGATGAGGCCGGCGCAGCCAACATGGATGCAACCTGACACACCGTTATCGCGGGCAAGCCCGCTCCCACAGGTTTCATGCTTGCTTGCAAAATTTGCATGCACCCACAATTACCGTGGGAGCGGGCTTGCCCGCGATGAGGCCGGCACAGCCAACATGAATGCAACCTGACACACCGCTATCGCGGGCAAGCCCGCTCCCACAGGTTTCATGCTTGCTTGCAAAATTTGCATGCACCCACAACTACCGTGGGAGCGGGCTCGCCCGCGATGAGGCCGGCACAGCCAACATGAATGGAGCCTGACACACCGTTATCGCGGGCAAGCCCGCTCCCACAGGTTTCATGCTTGCTTGCAAAATTTGCATGCACCCACAATTACCGTGGGAGCGGGCTTGCCCGCGATGAGGTCGGCGCAGCCAACATGGATGCAACCTGACACACCGTTATCGCGGGCAAGCCCGCTACCACAGGTTTCATGCTTGCTTGCAAAATTTGCATGCACCCACAATTACCGTGGGAGCGGGCTTGCCCGCGATGAGGTCGGCGCAGCCAGCATGGATGCAACCTGACACACCGTTATCGCGGGCAAGCCCGCTCCCACAGGTTTCATGCTTGCTTGCAAAATTTGCATGCACCCACAATTACCGTGGGAGCGGGCTTGCCCGCGATGAGATCGGCACAGCCAACATGGATGCAACCTGACACACCGTTATCGCGGGCAAGCCCGCTCCCACAGGTTTCATGCTTGCTTGCAAAATTTGCATGCACCCACAACTACCGTGGGAGCGGGCTCGCCCGCGATGAGGCCGGCACAGCCAGCATGGATGCAACCTGACACACCGTTATCGCGGGCAAGCCCGCTCCCACAGGTTTCATGCTTGCTTGCAAAATTTGCATGCACCCACAACTACCGTGGGAGCGGGCTCGCCCGCGATGAGGCCGGCACAGCCAACATGAATGGAGCCTGACACACCGTTATCGCGGGCAAGCCCGCTCCCACAGGTTTCATGCTTGCTTGCAAAATTTGCATGCACCCACAATTACCGTGGGAGCGGGCTTGCCCGCGATGAGGTCGGCGCAGCCAACATGAATGGAGCCTGACACACCGTTATCGCGGGCAAGCCCGCTCCCACAGGTTTCATGCTTGCTTGCAAAATTTGCATGCACCCACAATTACCGTGGGAGCGGGCTTGCCCGCGATGAGGTCGGCGCAGCCAACATGAATGGAGCCTGACACACCGTTATCGCGGGCAAGCCCGCTCCCACAGGTTTCATGCTTGCTTGCAAAATTTGCATGCACCCACAATTACCGTGGGAGCGGGCTTGCCCGCGATGAGGTCGGCGCAGCCAACATGGATGCAACCTGACACACCGTTATCGCGGGCAAGCCCGCTACCACAGGTTTCATGCTTGCTTGCAAAATTTGCATGCACCCACAATTACCGTGGGAGCGGGCTTGCCCGCGATGAGGCCGGCACAGCCAACATGAATGGAGCCTGACACACCGCTATCGCGGGCAAGCCCGCTACCACAGGTTTCATGCTTGCTTGCAAAATTTGCATGCACCCACAATTACCGTGGGAGCGGGCTTGCCCGCGATGAGGTCGGCGCAGCCAACATGGATGCAACCTGACACACCGTTATCGCGGGCAAGCCCGCTCCCACAGGTTTCATGCTTGCAAAGTTTGCATGCACCCACAATTACCGTGGGAGCGGGCTTGCCCGCGATGAGGCCGGCGCAGCCAACATGAATGGAGCCTGACACACCGCTATCGCGGGCCCGCTCCCACAGGTTTCATGCTTGCTTGCAAAATTTGCATGCACCCACAACTACCGTGGGAGCGGGCTCGCCCGCGATGAGGCCGGCACAGCCAACATGAATGGAGCCTGACACACCGTTATCGCGGGCAAGCCCGCTCCCACAGGTTTCATGCTTGCTTGCAAAATTTGCATGCACCCACAACTACCGTGGGAGCGGGCTCGCCCGCGATGAGGCCGGCACAGCCAACATGAATGGAGCCTGACACACCGCTATCGCGGGCCCGCTCCCACAGGTTTCATGCTTGCTTGCAAAATTTGCATGCACCCACAATTACCGTGGGAGCGGGCTTGCCCGCGATGAGGTCGGCGCAGCCAACATGAATGGAGCCTGACACGACGCTTACGACTTGCCAGAGACCTACCCCTACTTGTGTTTCTTGTCGTGCTTGTCGGATTTCTCGAACGCCGCTTCCAGCGCCCGGTTGATGGTGCGCAGCACCTTGACCCGGGCCCAGCGCTTGTCGTTGGCCTCCACCAGGGTCCAGGGCGCGACCTCGGTGCTGGTGCGGTCGACCATATCGCCCACGGCGCCACGGTAGTCGTCCCATTTTTCGCGGTTACGCCAATCGTCCTCGGTGATCTTGAAGCGCTTGAAGGGGATCTGTTCGCGCTCCTGGAAACGCTCCAGCTGGGTCTGTTTATCGATGGCCAACCAGAACTTCACGACGATTACATTGGAGGCATCGAGTTGCTCTTCGAAGTCGTTGATCTCGCCATAGGCGCGCATCCAGTCGGCCGGCGTACAGAAGCCTTCGATACGTTCCACCAACACCCGGCCATACCAGGAACGGTCAAAGATGGTGAACTTACCCCGCGCCGGAACGTGCCGCCAGAAGCGCCACAGGTAAGGTTGCGCACGCTCTTCCTCGGTCGGCGCGGCAATCGGCACGATGCTGTACTGCCGCGGATCGAGCGCCGCGGCCACCCGACGGATCGCCCCGCCCTTGCCTGCCGCATCATTGCCCTCGAACACCGCGACCAATGCGTGCTTGCGCATGCGCTTGTCCCGCAGCAAGCCGGCCAGCCGTGCCTGCTCGGTAATCAACTGCTCTTCATAGTCTTTCTTGCCCAGGTGCTGGCTCATGTCCAGGGCATCCAGCAGCCCGCGCTGGTCCACGCTGGTGGTCAGTGGCGCGGCGCTGACCTTATCCGGCTTGAGGTTGGGCCGCTTGAGGGCGGCCTGCAGGCCGGCGAGCAGGATCTTGCCTACCGCCAGGCTACGATAGTGCGGGTCGACGCCTTCGATAATGTGCCATGGCGCGTAATCGCGGCTGGTGCGGCGGATCACCCGCTCGCCGTACTTCACGAACTTGTCGTAGGTCTGGGACTGCTGCCAGTCCAACGGGCTGATGCGCCAGCTATGCAGCGGGTCGTCCTGCAGCGATTTGAGGCGGGCCTTCATTTGCTGCTTGGACAGGTGAAACCAGAACTTGAAGATCAGTGCGCCTTCGTTGCAGAGCATTTTCTCCAGGCGTTCCGCACCATTGATGGCCTGGTCCAGCACCGCGTCCTTGAACAAGCCGTGAACCCGACCTTGCAGCATCTGGCTGTACCAATTGCCGAAGAACACCCCCATACGGCCCTTGGCCGGAAGCATCCGCCAATAGCGCCAGGCCGGTGGCCGCGCCAGCTCTTCATCGGTCTGCTGGTCGAAGGTGCGCACTTCGATCAGCCGCGGGTCCATCCACTCGTTGAGCAATTTGACCGTCTCGCCCTTGCCGGCGCCTTCGATACCGTTGATCAGCACGATCACCGGAAAGCGGTCCTGCTGCTGCAACTCGAACTGGGCTTCGAGCAAGGCTTCACGCAGCGCCGGTACTTCGGCCTCATAGGTTTCTTTA from Pseudomonas sp. S04 encodes the following:
- a CDS encoding thiolase family protein, which codes for MREVVIVDSVRTGLAKSFRGKFNQTRPDDMAAHCVNALLQRNAIDPASVEDCIVGAGSNEGAQGFNIGRNVAVLSRLGTGTSGMTLNRFCSSGLQAIAIAANQIASGCSDIIVAGGVESISLTMKSVNTDNLINPLLKEQVPGIYFPMGQTAEIVARRYQVSREEQDRYALQSQLRTAQAQAGGLFDDEIVPMAVKYKVEDKHSGEVQILEGIVDRDDCNRPDTTYESLAGLKPVFAEDGSVTAGNSSQLSDGASMTLVMSLEKALQLGLKPKAFFRGFTVAGCEPDEMGIGPVFSVPKLLKAKGLQVADIDLWELNEAFASQCLYSRNRLEIDNEKYNVNGGSISIGHPFGMTGSRQVGHLVRELQRRNLRYGIVTMCVGGGMGASGLFEAVR
- the pap gene encoding polyphosphate:AMP phosphotransferase, translating into MFESAEIGHAIDKETYEAEVPALREALLEAQFELQQQDRFPVIVLINGIEGAGKGETVKLLNEWMDPRLIEVRTFDQQTDEELARPPAWRYWRMLPAKGRMGVFFGNWYSQMLQGRVHGLFKDAVLDQAINGAERLEKMLCNEGALIFKFWFHLSKQQMKARLKSLQDDPLHSWRISPLDWQQSQTYDKFVKYGERVIRRTSRDYAPWHIIEGVDPHYRSLAVGKILLAGLQAALKRPNLKPDKVSAAPLTTSVDQRGLLDALDMSQHLGKKDYEEQLITEQARLAGLLRDKRMRKHALVAVFEGNDAAGKGGAIRRVAAALDPRQYSIVPIAAPTEEERAQPYLWRFWRHVPARGKFTIFDRSWYGRVLVERIEGFCTPADWMRAYGEINDFEEQLDASNVIVVKFWLAIDKQTQLERFQEREQIPFKRFKITEDDWRNREKWDDYRGAVGDMVDRTSTEVAPWTLVEANDKRWARVKVLRTINRALEAAFEKSDKHDKKHK